In Brassica napus cultivar Da-Ae chromosome C2, Da-Ae, whole genome shotgun sequence, the sequence tttttttattgtgtcaTCAAAATTGAAGGATGGAGAAGTAAATGAGGATGCATTTAAAAAGCCCGTGAAGGTTACAAAGAAACGTGGAAGAGGAAATAAGGTAAATATCTTCGtgtataatggtttataaaatgtTCTTTCAAATTTCATAGACTACATTCAATTATCATTTCTGATTTACAAAAGCTGTTATTAAATTCGAAATTGCTAAGTTAATTTTTTGTCTTGTAATATTAGGGAAAGAAGAAAAGTGTAAAACCTCCACGTGAAGTACAACAACAAGTAGAAGATGATGCAGAAATCGGTGCTAAAGAGAGTGAAAATCCAGAAACCAATGAAGTAAGCTGATTTATATGTCTTTATAAACTGATTGACTTTATAAACTGATTGACTCTATGTAACTTTTCTTATTGTGTCATCAAAATTGAAGGATGGAGAAATGAATGAGGATGCATCTAAAAAGCCCCTGAAGGTTACAAAGAAACGTGGAAGAGGAAATAAGGTAAATATCTCTCTGtgtataatggtttataaaatgttttttctgATTATCATTTCTGATTTATAAAGGCTGTTATTAAATTCGAAATTGCtaagttatttttttctcttgtaaTATTAGGGAATGAAGAAAGGTGTAACACCCCCACGTGAAGTACAACAACAAGTAGAAGATGATGCAGATGTGGACGTCGGTGCTAAGTtgatttataagtctttataaactgattgactttttaaatgtttaatatactcTGTAACTTTTCTTATTGTGTCATCAAAActgaaggatgaagaagtaaATGAAGATGCATTTAAAAAGCCCGTGAAGGGTACAAAGAAACGTGGAAGAGAAACTAAGGTAAATATCTCTCTGtgtataatggtttataaaatgtTCTTTCTGATTATCATTTCTGATTTATAAAGGCTGTTATTAAATTCGAAATTGctaagttatttttttgtcttgtaATATTAGGGAATGAAGAAAGGTGTAGCACCCCCACGTGAAGTACAACAACAAGTAGAATATGATGCAGAAGTCGATGCTAAAGAAAGtgaaaatccaaaaaccaatgaagtaagctgatttataagtctttataaactgattgactttttaaatgtttagtaTACTCTATGTAACTTCACTTATTGTGTCATTAAAATTGAAGGATGGAGAAGTGAATGAGGATGCATCTAAAAAGCACGTGAAGTTTACAAAGAAATGTGAAAGAGTAACTAAGGTAAATATCTCTCTGtgtataatggtttataaaatgtTCTTTCAAATTTCATTGACTACATCCAATTATCATTTCTGATTTTCTTAATTCTTATGCATATAAAGGAACCTAACGTTGACACCTCCaaatcaaaaagacaaaaaaaaacaagaagattCAGCTGCTGATGCGATAGGACGTGTATTGGAAGATCTGAAAAAAACCGATTAGAAGCATCGCGAATTTGAAGAAATGAAGCTCTTTCAGTTTTTTTAGTGCTTTTAACTAATATCAATGAAACTTTTTCAGTTTTAGTGTTATCTTTTATTGACGTCTTCAATGAGGAAAATCTTTTGGCGTGTACCTTAATCCTCCATGATGAGGAAAATATCTTTTGGTTTGTACCTTAATCCTTTGATAaggaaagtattttatttatgttcatGCAGGTATGCTAAGATATCAAAAGAAGATATAATTTCTGCAATTAATCTGAATCCTAATGTTTTATAAAGGGTGGTTAGTGTAACCACACATTTCCTATAATAAGTAACATAATTTCTATTAGACGCCTGTAAACTTTATAAAGcattataaaatgataaatgtaataataaaaTGTTCCCCAAAAGCTATGCGATTCCAATTCTCTCTTATaacatcatataaaaataatcaattgcACACAAGTTTTTATATTACTCTGTTATCAAATAGACACTACACAACTACCTTTGTTGTGACCTTTCTGTCCACATCTGCTACATTTGTAAGACTTGTGTGATATTTTAGATATGGGCCGATATTTTCCATACTCCCAGGAACTTGGTATCCTCTTTTTTTTCCTCATGCCACTAGGAAAACGTGTAGATGGAGGGCGACAGACAAACGAAGCTACATGGTGAGGAATATCCCAATATGCTTTATCGCCAACAGAATATATACTCTCTGAATATGCTAGTGTAAACCTAATAAGAAAATTAAGAGAATTAGGAAAAAGTAAAAccaagaaagaaaaatgaaaaagaagtgttgtaaaacaatgtttataaaaccttataaattcgATCAATTATATAAACATTTCTAAACGTGGTAATGTATTACCACAATGACTGAGAGAACGCACCTTTCATTGGAGAAAAAATCATCGACATAATCATTTTCATGCTTGTTTCCAGCCTTTGCAGCGACAATTGCATGAGCACAAGGAAACTTCTCAACATCAAACACAAAGCATGAACAATGCCTTGTTTGAAAATTCACCACTTGATCTCTTGTATCTCCCTTAACCTCAAACTCTGAATCATTGATTTTGGAAACTTCGAGAAAGCGAGACGTAAAATCATATAGCTCTTTCATCTTGTTCCCCACATCGAACGTGACAGGGTGCATGTGACGAACTCCTTGCTCACGTCGTTCAGTGAACCACCTAGTCATTATCATCCTAATAGTGTCAAAAAGACAGACTATTGGATACTCACGACTCACTTTCAGCAAAGAATTTATAGATTCGACCAAGTTTGACGTCATGATGTTGAAGCGATTAGCAGGAGAATAAGCTTGGGACCACTTCCTGAAGTCTGCTTTACGAAGATAATCTGCTAATACAATGTCGGATGCCTCAATCTCATGAAAATAGCAATCAAAATCATCCTTGGTGTAGGCATAAGCAGCTTCAACAACCAAAGGGACAAGTGTTGAACTCTTGAAATTGTCCTGGACATTCTTTTCAAAATGAAAGACGCAGATTCCATGGTGAGCAAACGGATAATGTTGTAAAAGAGCGTTTTCAATAGAGGTTGCACGATCAGAGACAAAAACCAAATCCTCTTCATCAGGAATGATGGTTTTCAAACATTTCATAAACCAACTCCATGAGGCATCATTCTCAGAATCAACTATAGCAAAAGCTATAGGATACAAGTGAAAATTACCATCTTGTGCTGTGGCAGCAAGTAGAGTCCCTTTATACTTTGCTTTCAGATGGGCACCATCAACAGAAAGTACCTTCCTCATCAACTTAAACCCTCTAGTAGATGGACCAAGCGACAAAAATAGGTATTTGAATTTCCCAACAGAATCAACTTTGATAAAAGTCACAAAACCtggattcttttcttttatcatgTGAAACTAGCTGGGCAAAGCTTCATAACTATCATCAGGAGTACCCCTAGCTATATCTTGGCCGTGCTCTTGAGACCTCCAAGCCTTTGAATATGAAATCACAACACCATGATCTTTTCTAGCTTTTTCCATGATCTGTTTAGGTTTCAGCCCAATCTTTCCTCCTTCATAATGATTGCTGACCATAGTTCCCAACAGTTTCGCAGTAGCTTGCCGATGACTAACACTTCTCAGAGAAGTGTCACAAGTATGTTTAGATACATAATGGCGAACAAAAAAACTTTGAGATCCTTTAACTGATTTTGCACGAAAACTCCAACTGCATCTTTCATCCACGCAACTAAGAACATAACGTGTTTTGTCTGAATATTCTGTGTGGAACTCAAAGCGTTTGCTAACTGTATGCAACCTCAACTTTCTGCTCATTTCCTTTTTGTCCTTGAAAAAATTCCCGCAGaacaaatcatcatcatcatcacattgATTTGTTAAACAAATTGGAGACAATATATCAGAATGGGAATGTGAATCTTCTCCCATGCTTTCTCTACCACGTCTACTAGAAAAAGATGTCAATTTTGACTTTCCAGACccatatcactacaagaaaacacgccgaattccgacggaggttccgatgGACATCAAcgtcgtcggacatttgtgacGGATTACTGAccaatttccgaccaaatccaaaaaaatgaagtcgtcggaattccgtcggccatttccgacggaattccgacgaaacaagggtcgtcggaattttccgacgacttttcgacgacattccgataaaaaatgtaaccgttgtagtcgtcggaagttcgtcggtatattccgacgaatttccgacgacattccgattaacagtaaAGTCTTcgaaattccgtcggtattttccgacgaatttccgacgaaccatgtaaccgttgccgacaaatatatatgaccgttgtatagccgtttgagattggacaataccgacggaattccgacagactgctttacatccgtcggaatttcgtcggaaagtcgtcggagggccgtaagcaatttcctataaatacaacccctcctcattcaactcattcacacttcattctctcttcattctctttagtcataacaattccgtgaaaatcatgtcttcagaagtttattatcgttcgtggatggataaacctcatttggatccgaacaccaatttgcttacggaagaatacgttcaagggattggagaattcatgaggcttgttcaacagcaaccggatgcaaaaagtggtatgttaagatgtctctgctcttcttgcaataataataaggttataaaagaatttgatgtttggactcatttgtatatgaaagggttttcacgtaattataaagtttggtaccttcatggggaaactggttatgaatatggtagtactagcgaacctcagcctgttagtgaacttcagcctgatattaggttagaagaatctagaatggatttagattatggtgtaggtactgaccagatggtacatgatcattatagaggggaagaaccaaatcccgaatctaggagattttttgacatgttggatgcaggaaaacaacctttgtatcaaaattgtagagatggtcattcagtcttatcatctgcaactagattaatgggtattaagacagactataatttggctgaagaatgtatggatgcgattactgattttgtcaaaggtattctacctgaagataaccttgcaccgggttcatactacgaggttcagaaacttgttgcaggtcttcaactaccgtatgaagtgatagatgtatgtattgacaactgcgtgatctactggagagcggatgagacacagaatgtatgcaaattttgtgggaaacctcgttatcaggagacgaagggaagagttccgatcccattcaaaagaatgtggtatttgcctttgaaggaaagattgaagaggttgtatcagtgtgaccGCACagaaaaagcaatgagatggcatgcagagcattccacaaatggtgaaattagacatccttcagatgagaaggcttggaaacatttccagtcaacatatccagaatttgcggaagagagaagaaatttttatcttggattatctactgatggtttcagcccatttggaaagcatggaagacagtattctctatggccagttattgtgacaccgtacaacttacggccgagcttgtgcatgcgacgagagtttttgtttctctcaattctcgtccccgggccagatcatcctaaaagatcactagatgtgtttcttcaaccactaatatatgagttgcaacaactatgggcgcatggttttgagacatacgatgtttcgtgcaaagaaaactttcagatgcgggcagtacttatgtggacaataagtgactttccagcatatggtatgttatctggatggacaacacatgggaagctatcatgtccatattgtcaagatgacacagatgctttccaactaaagaacggaaggaaaatgtgttggtttgactgtcacagacgatttctaccacctgatcatccataccgcaggagtaagacttcgtttacgaagaacaagcaggtgtttgatggtccacctgaggaagttagtgggaaagatttgttgaagcagtttaggtattttgatgcagaaaggacgccagatgtaggtggacatgaaaacatttgagtcaatgcggttggagagctacataactggcacaaaaagagtattttctgggatctgccatattgggagagtcatctattgcggcataatttagatgtcatgcatattgagaagaacttcttcgataatctgatgaacacagtccttaacatccaaggtaaaacgaaggataatttgaagtcaaggttggatttagtcgatatttgtgatcgttctgaacttcacgttgatgagaacggtacggccccttttcccatttatcggctggatggtgctagaaaagaagagttctttgattggattacagataaagtgaaatttcctgacggatatgcatcaaatttggggaactgcgttgatagaagtgaaggaaagtttactggcttgaagagtcatgattggcATCATTCTCAGAATCAATTATAGCAAAAGCTATAGGATACAAGTGAAAATTACCATCTTGTGCTGTGGCAGCAAGTAGAGTCCCTTTATACTTTGCTTTCAGATGGGCACCATCAACAGAAAGTACCTTCCTCATCAACTTAAACCCTCTAATAGATGGACCAAGCGACAAAAATAGGTATTTGAATTTCCCAACAGAATCAACTTCGATAAAAGTCACAAAACCtggattcttttcttttatcatgTGAAACTAGCTGGGCAAAGCTTCATAACTATCATCAGGAGTACCCCTAGCTATATCTTGGCCGTGCTCTTGAGACCTCCAAGCCTTTGAATATGAAATCACAACACCATGATCTTTTCTAGCTTTTTCCATGATCTGTTTAGGTTTCAGCCCAATCTTTCCTCCTTCATAATGATTGCTGACCATAGTTCCCAACAGTTTTGCAGTAGCTTGCCGATGACTAACACTTCTCAGAGAAGTGTCACAAGTATGTTTAGATACATAATGGCGAACAAAAAACTTTGAGATCCTTTAATTGATTTTGCACGAAAACTCCAACTGCATCTTTCATCCACGCAACTAAGAACATAACGTGTTTTGTCTGAATATTCTGTGTGGAACTCAAAGCGTTTGCTAACTGCATGCAACCTCAACTTTCTGCTCATTTCCTTTTTGTCCTTGAAAAAATTCCCGCAtaaaaaatcatcatcatcatcacattgATTTGTTAAACAAATTGGAGACAATATATTAGAATGGGAATGTGAATCTTCTCCCATGCTTTCTCTACCACGTCTACTAGAAAAAGATGTCAATTTTGACTTTCCAGACCCATATATAACAAGTCCAATCGGGTCCAATCCTCTCTAAGATAAAAACATGAAACAtgtacattaaaaatagaatttataaccCATTATATGACATTGATTAAactcttatatatttatatttaacaaaGGAAAAAGTTATATGTACCTTATTGCTAACAAGACCACTTGAAGGAGAAATAAGACTGTCTCTAATACGAATATGTTGTATACCAGAGACTTCGTCAACTCTCTGACTGTTGTTCCATTCAGTCTCCGGGTGTGGTTTTGTTCCTCTCTAGAAAATTAAACGTGTATATATTACCTTTATAAgacattataaaataaaaccttATTTACAAAGTTTTAATAAGTACGTCACAACCAATAATAGCTCAATAAGAGCCAATATTGCCAAAAGTAACGATATTATTGTAGAACTCCATATAGTTTAAtttctaaaacaatttatagaacCTTATAATTATGAATGTTAAGGTAAGAGTTTTGAAAAGTACCTCAAATACATCACTACTTACAGCAATAAGCGAATCAATAGTACTGGAAATTTCATCTTGTGTCTGCATCATGTTTGACATAATCAATGGTGATTTTTGTGTTCTTCtctgaaacataaaaacataaagctAGTAATGAATCTTGTACATTGTCTTTTATAAGGTTCTTATAAACTTTAAAGGTGTCATAAATACCTGACATAAATTTCTACTACCAGCAATAGGCAAATCATTAGTAATTAACACTTCATCATGTGTCTGAACCATATTTGACACAATCATTGGTGATATTTGTGTTTCCCTCTGAAACATAAAAAGATAAAGCTAAATATAGAAtcatttataatgtttttataaGGCCTTATAAATATAAGAGTTGTAATAAATACCTCAAGCGGATTATTATTTCCAGCAATAGGCAAATCATGGTTAATTAAAACTTCACCCCGTGACTGGATCATATTTGACACAATCATTGGTGATAATTGAGTTCTTctctaaaacattttaaaaaaaacataaaagctaatagttaaaatatatgtgGTAATGATCCTCCAAAATGCACAATTATTAGTATAAGGTCTTATAAATGTAAAAGTTTTAATAGATACTGTTGTGGCATACTTCCTCAAGCAATGAGCAAATCATTAGTACTACATACTACCTTATAAAATAACTGATAACTCTAATAAACAAACAAGTTAGCAAAAGAGTTTCATGCAGTTACCTTAATGGTTACACATAGATGAAGGTCTCCATTCTCTTTAAGTTTGTTCAGATAAGATGTTACTTGACGATCATTCCTAATAAATGCTGGAGGAAGCTCTTTTGTAccaaagtttaattttaaaggTGCCATCAATTCCAAAATCTTCCAAAACAGCCACAATCAAATCATTGTAGCTGATATCTTCATGAATCGTACTAAGAGAGGATCCTCGTTGATCATCTACTATGAAATCCCAGTGAATTCCATTTATTAGTTTCCATTCACCACATATAGAACATACTAGGTTTCTTACTGCACCATGTgctgtaaaaaaatttaaaatattttttaacagataaatataaattatattgtaaaataaaattttattaatattgtaaattttctttttcgcatcaatattttaatataaatttgatttaattaaacataaaattatatttaagaatatgcatgtatatatttaaaattataattttagatagatttttctatctatttattttaattaaatatagtaaataaatttgtaaaagttgcataattaccaaaaattaaaattaaacaatatttataaaatttgtagatatttaagaaaataatgattttacgattaaattttttataattttctaaaaaaaatgtatatatttttgaaaatcccttagactatatttgcgaagtgattttgccacatgtcctctctacaatcaatttcacgaAACAAATATAACATGGCtattgaaattgatgacatggcttctGGAAAGATatgaataatttcatttaatgttgatttatatttttggcaaacttatttgaatatggtaataattcatatactacatttaatattgatatttctttttggtaaactttttttaaatatggtaatagctcatacatcatctataaaataaatatattcatatataacatttcaaatttcaaaatattattattattgcatcattatacaatttgtattactaaagctttcaaaaatttctacaattttttaaaaatttaaatatctaatcgtaagatcatcaatttttttatatacctataaattttataaatattgtttaggctaatttttttataattatacaattttatatcatttttattagttttatacaaattgatttaatatatatcaaatctatattaaatattagtaagaaaatagtcaaatctataatatttaataaaatttatttttaaatataagttagatttaaaaaattccTTACTGCACATGAAATCAacatgatatataattatatttcgaaatttgtataatttaaaaatatataattaaattatatttcgaaatttataatgtcatatttgaatatatttattttaatgatgatttatgagttattcccatattctaaaaaaaattccaaaaacataaatttacattaaatgtaatatatgagttattaccatattttaaaaagtttaccaaaaatataaactaacattaaatgcaattgtctatgtcatattaagctataagacatgtcatcaatttcagcagtcatgtcatatttgttttgtgaaattgattgtataaaagacatgtggcaaaatcaattcgcaaatatagtctaggggatttcGATCTATCATAACCTGATTATAAGAACATGGGGATTAGAGAAAGAATGATAAACAAGatatatcaaaaagaaaaatacataacactatgttcttcataaataaaaatttataaggttttataaatctTAGATTTCAAAACTTCATGAGAAAAACTTCGTCTCCTTCCCAGAAACTGATCGATTTTAAGAAACCAAgcaaaaattacagaaaaaagaCGAAAATCACTATCTATTATCCTTTGACTTTTGTTACGCGTTCGTGAAGAGAGATTGTTCTATTCGTTTAAGCTTGTAGTCTTCGCCAAATCTCGTCGGACGTCAACGTCGTCGGAATAATCAAATTTCGtcggggaaatcgccggagtcGTCGAATCTCTCGCCGGAATCATCGAAGCCGGAATCATCGAAGCAGGAATCGTCGAATATCTCTCGATCGATTTGGAGAATTTGAAAATTCTTGTTGGAGAAGGCATAGGTTTATGTTTGATTAGATAAGAGTATAATGGTACATTacctattaaaaatttaatggtaaaattgaaaagtgtaaagttgaaaagtTGTATTAGTGACAATTCCCCTGTATAAGAGACAGTTTTACTGAatctttttatgaaaatttatatgtgGTTATCTTTTCTGCAACATAAGCCGTAcgtataaataatatttctgaAATTTGGTTATAATTATTCTGtctaaataaacaaattttcttCTCGAGAAAATATCAGCCAACCCAACACAAACAAGAAATGATTCGGAAGCTTGAAAAACTCTTGACCTGGCGCAAAATAATTTGCCGAAATTAAACGTGGCTAGTATTTATTGGTTTATTGACTCTGTTCAATGCGACTACCTCCTCCATGTTTCAAGAAGTTTCCTTCCGCGTGTTTCATGGCCCCCGAAAAGGTAATTAACATGTAAGAAGCGAGGGCATTATCGTCAAACACTCTCCAATCTTAAATTCCTCCTATAAATACCGAAGGGGCTTCTTTCATTATCTCGTGAATTTTTCTCTtaaagcaaaagaaaacaaaaggcaTGGATTCATTCTCGTCCTTCTTCGATTCTCAACCTGGTAGCAGAAGCTGGAGCTATGATTCTCTCAAAAACCTCCGTCAGATTTCTCCCTCCGTCCAGAATCATCTCAAGAGGGTAACTTCCTTCTTCCTCGAACAAACCGCCGGTTCTTGATTAGAGACGCTAGTTATACGATTGACCGAGATTCATTCCGTTTTCACGGTGTTAATCGTTGTAGTAGACTCGATTGCATCTCAATTTTGTTTTGATCGTTGCGATTGTACCTCCTACGAGGTTCTAGGGTTTCTAATTTCGTCGTGTTGGTTTCTGTGGAGAAAGATTCGTGAGATTGAACTTGTATGTCCGTTGATACTTGCTTTAATTCTATCATTACTGCTTCGCTTCGCTTGTAACGGTCAAGATCGTCTTAGTCATTTCTTGTGAAGCTTATTTTCTTTGTGATTATACTGATATGCGTTGAGGAGTGTTCTTACTGATTGGGGATGTTATGCTTCTTGTGGAATTTGTAGGTTTATCTCACTCTGTGTTGTGCTCTCGTTGCGTCTGCGTTTGGAGCTTACCTCCACGTGCTCTGGAACATAGGTGGTATTCTCACTACCATTGGATGCTTTGGAAGCATGATTTGGCTGCTCTCCTGTCCTCCTTATGAACAAGTATGTCAGCTTAAACTCACTTTCTTTCGTAAGGTTGCGTGCTTTCTTGTTGTATCCTTTTCCTGAGACATTGTTGTTCTTTTGGTGCAGCAAAAGAGGCTTTCCCTTCTGTTTCTGTCTGCTGTTCTCGAAGGTGCTTCAGTTGGTCCCTTGATCAAAGTGGCAGTTGATTTTGACCCAAGGTGATTTGCCGTTGTTATTTATCGTCTCTTCATGTTGGATTCTTTGTTAGACTTCTCTTAGAGCTGACAGTTATTATCGCATTCCAGCATCCTCATCACTGCGTTTGTCGGAACTGCGATAGCCTTTATCTGTTTCTCAGGGGCAGCGATGTTGGCAAGACGCAGAGAGTACCTCTACCTCGGAGGACTGCTTTCATCTGGCTTGTCCATGCTTATGTGGCTTCAGTTTGCCTCTTCCATCTTTGGTGGCTCTGCATCCATCTTTAAGTTTGAGGTACCATACCAATAAGCGTCTCCTTCTACTCTTGTTTGTAATTCTTTCTCTTTCAGATTCCTCATATTGATATGGATCTGGTGGTGCAGCTCTACTTTGGACTCTTGATCTTTGTGGGATACATGGTGGTGGACACTCAAGATATTATAGAGAAGGCCCACCTCGGTGACATGGATTACGTGAAACATTCGTTGACCCTTTTCACCGATTTTGTAGCTGTGTTTGTTCGTGTTCTCATCATTATGGTAAGTTTATTCCCTAGCTGATATTAAGTTACTGTgctttatctgttaaaagatatcCATGTTGATGAGGCCTTCTGTTATACAGCTGAAGAACTCGGCAGATAAAGAAGATaaaaagaagaggaggaggaactGAGACTAAAAAGTGAGAAAGAAAGCTAAATAGAGTGGGTGTTAtgtgtgtttcaaaaaataaaaaagagtggGTGTTATAAGTACAGACATGATAGCGTTGGTGTTTTTTACTTGTTTGGAACAGTTTTGGTAACAACACACGTTACGTATTTGTGTATTCCTCTTAGTGACTCCAGATTGTGAATGGATCAGTATCTTGAAACTGTGTTGAAAATTATCAGTTGGGAGCTATGtttttgttagtttaataacGCTTCTGGTAGGCCAGAGAAAAGCAATTATTGGACCTCTTTATCTGTGTGCGAAATGCTCCGAA encodes:
- the LOC106378485 gene encoding uncharacterized protein LOC106378485 gives rise to the protein MRKVLSVDGAHLKAKYKGTLLAATAQDGNFHLYPIAFAIVDSENDASWSWFMKCLKTIIPDEEDLVFVSDRATSIENALLQHYPFAHHGICVFHFEKNVQDNFKSSTLVPLVVEAAYAYTKDDFDCYFHEIEASDIVLADYLRKADFRKWSQAYSPANRFNIMTSNLVESINSLLKVSREYPIVCLFDTIRMIMTRWFTERREQGVRHMHPVTFDVGNKMKELYDFTSRFLEVSKINDSEFEVKGDTRDQVVNFQTRHCSCFVFDVEKFPCAHAIVAAKAGNKHENDYVDDFFSNERCVLSVIVVIHYHV
- the LOC106381875 gene encoding bax inhibitor 1 gives rise to the protein MDSFSSFFDSQPGSRSWSYDSLKNLRQISPSVQNHLKRVYLTLCCALVASAFGAYLHVLWNIGGILTTIGCFGSMIWLLSCPPYEQQKRLSLLFLSAVLEGASVGPLIKVAVDFDPSILITAFVGTAIAFICFSGAAMLARRREYLYLGGLLSSGLSMLMWLQFASSIFGGSASIFKFELYFGLLIFVGYMVVDTQDIIEKAHLGDMDYVKHSLTLFTDFVAVFVRVLIIMLKNSADKEDKKKRRRN